In Pleurocapsa sp. PCC 7319, the following are encoded in one genomic region:
- the mrdA gene encoding penicillin-binding protein 2 — protein sequence MTSIGSIFFKTKPQDLENRTVGRQLQAVPIAMVISLIFFGGIGWGLAYLQLQQGEINQLKAEKNRTRIVPKPPIRGIILDRKGKILATNRLSYSAYLWPKAQKQENWSTNRHIIAHILEIDPEDLQKRVEAAGYNYPSLIPIARNLTPTQITALEEYHSQLKWVEIDVGKVREYPQGKLAAHIIGYTGELNQTELTQKKSQGYRLGDVMGKMGVEYAYEKELRGEWGGLKLGVDGAGRIVSLLGENPAQVGQDITLTIDANVQQAAEKALGTRRGAIVAMNPNNGAVLAMASYPSFDPNIFSSPITNEIWQEFQSQGNPFLNMALRGFPPASTFKIVTVAAGMESGKYPPNTILGTYPYLNVGGTRFGEWNKSGFGPMGYVSALAWSSNTFHGQIGRGVGGKTLIKWARLFGFGRPTGIELKQESSGLIADDAWKRRNFNNWGWTVGDTVNMSIGQGFTTATPLQVAVMFSAIANNGYRVHPHLSQAISQEKQNQKVSLNLKPTTLTTIKQGLRAVVNGGTGTKLNSPHIPPGAGKSGTAEAPPGKAHAWFGAYAPFDKPEIVVVAFAEHSGGGGGSVAAPLARQVMEAYFKNK from the coding sequence ATGACCTCTATTGGTTCTATTTTTTTTAAAACCAAACCTCAAGATCTAGAAAATCGAACTGTTGGGAGACAACTCCAGGCGGTTCCGATCGCCATGGTAATTAGTTTAATTTTCTTTGGTGGTATAGGGTGGGGTTTAGCCTATCTTCAATTACAACAGGGAGAAATTAATCAGCTAAAAGCTGAGAAAAATCGGACTCGCATTGTTCCCAAGCCCCCTATTAGGGGCATTATTCTTGACCGTAAAGGAAAAATTTTAGCCACAAATCGTCTATCTTATTCAGCTTACTTGTGGCCTAAGGCACAAAAACAAGAAAATTGGTCAACCAACCGCCATATCATTGCCCACATACTAGAAATAGACCCCGAAGATCTCCAGAAACGGGTAGAAGCAGCAGGGTACAATTATCCTAGTTTAATTCCCATTGCCCGTAATCTCACCCCTACTCAAATTACAGCTCTTGAAGAATATCATTCCCAATTAAAATGGGTAGAGATCGATGTTGGTAAAGTAAGGGAATATCCCCAAGGTAAACTGGCAGCACATATCATAGGCTACACAGGAGAACTTAACCAAACAGAACTAACGCAGAAAAAGTCTCAAGGTTATCGTTTGGGAGATGTCATGGGCAAGATGGGGGTTGAGTATGCCTATGAAAAAGAACTCCGAGGCGAATGGGGAGGATTAAAATTAGGAGTTGATGGTGCTGGACGTATTGTTAGTTTATTGGGAGAAAATCCCGCCCAAGTTGGCCAAGATATTACCTTAACTATAGATGCCAATGTTCAGCAAGCTGCGGAAAAAGCATTAGGTACAAGGAGAGGTGCAATTGTGGCTATGAACCCTAATAATGGGGCTGTGTTAGCTATGGCCAGTTATCCTAGCTTCGACCCCAATATTTTTTCTTCTCCCATTACCAATGAAATATGGCAGGAGTTCCAGTCCCAGGGAAATCCATTTTTAAATATGGCTTTGCGTGGTTTTCCTCCTGCTTCTACTTTTAAAATTGTCACTGTTGCCGCAGGCATGGAATCAGGTAAGTATCCTCCCAATACAATTTTAGGCACATATCCCTATTTAAATGTGGGTGGGACGAGGTTTGGTGAATGGAACAAAAGTGGTTTTGGACCGATGGGCTATGTATCCGCCTTAGCCTGGAGTAGTAATACTTTTCATGGTCAAATTGGTCGAGGTGTTGGGGGCAAAACTCTAATTAAATGGGCGCGTCTATTTGGTTTTGGCAGACCAACAGGCATCGAGCTAAAACAAGAATCTTCAGGATTAATTGCTGATGATGCTTGGAAGCGTCGCAATTTTAATAACTGGGGTTGGACTGTAGGAGATACAGTTAATATGTCTATTGGACAAGGATTTACTACGGCGACTCCTTTACAAGTAGCCGTGATGTTTAGTGCGATCGCCAATAATGGATATCGAGTTCATCCCCATTTGTCACAAGCAATCAGTCAGGAGAAACAAAACCAAAAAGTTAGTCTTAATCTCAAACCCACAACACTGACGACAATTAAACAGGGATTAAGAGCTGTAGTCAATGGTGGCACTGGGACCAAACTAAATTCACCTCATATACCCCCAGGAGCAGGAAAAAGTGGCACAGCAGAAGCCCCTCCAGGAAAGGCTCATGCTTGGTTTGGAGCTTATGCACCCTTCGATAAACCAGAGATTGTGGTGGTGGCATTTGCCGAGCATTCTGGAGGCGGTGGCGGATCGGTGGCGGCACCTTTAGCGAGGCAAGTTATGGAAGCATACTTTAAGAATAAATGA
- a CDS encoding 3'(2'),5'-bisphosphate nucleotidase CysQ — translation MDNNQAEKLAEILKIARSVAWGAADILSSFYHQDTSDLDVKDKKDGPVTQADLAANKYILEKLRGELGTEDFGYLSEETFDVKKAEPVDHDWVWIIDPLDGTRDFIDKTGEYGMHIALAYQGRPVIGIVAIPEAGKVYFASQGNGTYVETKDGTITPIKVSERNKIEDLYLIVSRSHRDDRFQQLIDRLPFAGKKYMGGVGGKISTLLEQESDVYISLSGKSAAKDWDFAAPELILTEAGGKFTYVNGDPVLYNQGDVKRWGCIVATNGKCHEALCTKAATIIDEIDNV, via the coding sequence TTGGATAATAATCAAGCTGAAAAGTTAGCAGAAATTCTGAAAATTGCTCGTTCTGTAGCTTGGGGAGCTGCTGATATTCTCAGTTCTTTTTATCATCAGGATACTTCCGATTTAGATGTTAAAGATAAGAAGGATGGTCCAGTAACACAAGCTGATTTAGCAGCCAATAAATATATTCTCGAAAAGCTGCGAGGAGAACTAGGAACTGAAGACTTTGGTTATTTGTCTGAAGAAACTTTTGATGTTAAGAAGGCTGAACCTGTAGACCATGATTGGGTCTGGATTATCGATCCTCTTGATGGTACCAGAGATTTTATTGATAAAACTGGGGAGTATGGAATGCACATTGCCTTAGCTTATCAAGGTCGTCCTGTAATCGGTATCGTGGCTATCCCAGAAGCAGGAAAAGTTTATTTTGCTTCTCAAGGTAATGGTACCTATGTAGAAACGAAAGATGGAACCATTACCCCAATTAAAGTATCTGAGCGGAATAAAATTGAAGACTTATATTTAATTGTCAGTCGTTCCCACCGAGATGATCGCTTTCAGCAGTTGATCGATCGCTTACCCTTTGCGGGCAAAAAGTATATGGGAGGAGTTGGAGGCAAAATTTCTACCCTTTTAGAACAAGAATCTGATGTCTACATTTCTTTATCAGGTAAATCAGCAGCTAAAGATTGGGATTTTGCAGCACCAGAATTAATTCTCACTGAGGCTGGTGGTAAATTCACTTATGTTAATGGCGATCCCGTTCTTTATAATCAAGGAGATGTTAAACGATGGGGTTGTATTGTTGCTACCAATGGCAAGTGTCACGAGGCTCTGTGTACCAAAGCTGCAACTATTATCGACGAAATCGATAACGTGTAA
- a CDS encoding amino acid ABC transporter permease, whose protein sequence is MTTTNSKSQEPSLPPASQVSPGTWVKKNLFSTWYNSILTIICLLFIYWVATSLIGWAFNQAKWTVLTANLRIFLVGYYPEALLWRPWTVLGIIVGLAGFSWGILSESSTLFNRSNLIILTILATICVAIAPLVGGYSSSLLLGMLVLLILTASLVKKLAKSLPFLKTWLVSMWVLSFFVVLWLLIGGWFLEPVRLANLSGLILTLLVAVVSIFLSFPFGVLLALGRQSELPAIHWLATAYIELIRGVPLIGILFMAQIMLPLVLPSDVLLDQVIRAIAGYTIFTAAYVAENVRGGLQSVPSGQTEAAQALGLSSPLVVTLIVLPQAIRAVIPTIVGQFISLFKDTSLLAIVSLVDLLGISQSILANPKYTGRSAETYLFIGLIYWICCYSMSLASRKLESEQLKI, encoded by the coding sequence ATGACGACCACTAATTCTAAGTCACAAGAACCATCTCTTCCTCCAGCTAGTCAAGTTAGTCCTGGAACTTGGGTGAAAAAAAATTTATTTAGCACCTGGTATAACTCTATTCTGACTATTATTTGTCTATTATTTATTTACTGGGTTGCAACGTCATTGATTGGCTGGGCATTTAATCAGGCAAAATGGACAGTGCTGACGGCAAATCTACGGATCTTTTTAGTTGGTTACTATCCAGAGGCATTACTGTGGCGTCCTTGGACTGTACTAGGAATAATTGTTGGTTTAGCAGGTTTTTCTTGGGGTATCTTGTCTGAATCTTCGACTCTATTCAACCGAAGCAATTTAATTATTCTGACTATTTTGGCTACTATCTGCGTGGCGATCGCCCCATTGGTCGGAGGATATTCGAGTAGCTTACTCTTGGGAATGCTGGTGCTTTTGATTCTAACTGCCTCTCTGGTCAAGAAATTGGCAAAAAGCCTGCCTTTTTTGAAGACTTGGTTAGTATCGATGTGGGTACTGAGTTTTTTTGTAGTTCTATGGCTTCTAATAGGAGGTTGGTTTCTCGAACCAGTCAGGCTAGCTAATCTTAGTGGTTTAATTCTCACTCTTCTGGTGGCAGTAGTTAGCATTTTCCTCTCTTTTCCCTTTGGCGTTCTGTTAGCATTAGGGCGACAAAGCGAATTACCAGCAATCCATTGGCTGGCAACTGCCTATATTGAACTGATCCGTGGTGTGCCTCTGATTGGAATTCTGTTTATGGCTCAGATAATGCTACCTTTAGTGCTGCCAAGCGATGTCTTATTGGATCAAGTTATCCGAGCTATTGCTGGGTATACCATATTTACTGCTGCTTACGTAGCAGAAAACGTACGGGGTGGTTTACAGTCAGTACCTAGTGGTCAGACTGAAGCAGCTCAAGCCTTGGGATTAAGTTCCCCTTTAGTAGTTACCTTAATTGTTCTTCCTCAAGCTATCAGAGCAGTAATTCCTACCATTGTTGGTCAGTTTATTAGTTTGTTCAAAGATACATCTTTGCTGGCAATTGTAAGTTTGGTAGATTTGTTGGGAATATCGCAATCAATTTTAGCTAACCCTAAATATACAGGTCGTTCAGCCGAAACATATTTATTTATTGGCTTAATTTACTGGATTTGTTGTTATTCTATGTCTCTAGCAAGTAGAAAGTTGGAAAGCGAGCAACTAAAAATATGA
- a CDS encoding MOSC domain-containing protein — MKPHVSKIFIYPIKSLDRVSCDRVTILQSGALQGDRAWAIFDRAGNFVNGKRNQKIHALRSEFNLETNTLSLRVQNTNRPAKFNLIEEQEKICNWLESYFGFPVAIKQDLNMGFPDDTVASGATIVSTATLEEIASWYPELDTEDIRLRFRANIEIAGVPAFWEDQLFTISGQTIKFKLGNVEFMGVNPCQRCVVITRDPRTGETYPKFQKTFINQRKATLPEWAERSRFDHFFRLAVNTKLSPPEAGKIIRVGDKVVLATD; from the coding sequence ATGAAACCTCATGTCTCTAAGATATTTATCTATCCAATAAAATCTTTAGATCGAGTATCATGCGATCGCGTTACTATTTTGCAATCTGGAGCTTTACAGGGCGATCGCGCCTGGGCTATTTTTGATCGGGCTGGTAACTTTGTAAACGGTAAACGTAACCAGAAAATCCACGCCTTGCGTTCGGAATTCAATTTAGAAACTAATACTCTTTCCCTACGTGTACAGAATACCAATAGACCAGCGAAATTCAATCTAATTGAAGAACAAGAAAAAATTTGTAACTGGTTGGAGTCATACTTTGGCTTTCCGGTAGCGATCAAGCAAGATTTAAATATGGGCTTTCCTGATGATACAGTTGCTTCAGGAGCAACCATAGTTAGTACTGCCACACTAGAGGAGATCGCCTCCTGGTATCCTGAACTAGATACAGAAGATATTCGCCTCAGATTTCGTGCCAATATCGAAATTGCTGGTGTTCCTGCTTTCTGGGAAGATCAACTGTTTACCATTTCAGGACAGACGATTAAATTTAAACTCGGCAATGTAGAGTTCATGGGAGTCAATCCCTGTCAACGTTGCGTTGTTATTACCCGCGATCCGCGAACTGGAGAGACTTATCCCAAATTTCAAAAAACCTTTATCAATCAAAGAAAAGCAACTCTTCCGGAATGGGCAGAACGTTCACGCTTTGACCATTTTTTTCGACTAGCAGTTAACACCAAATTATCTCCCCCTGAAGCTGGCAAAATAATCAGGGTAGGAGATAAAGTTGTTTTGGCTACTGACTGA
- a CDS encoding amino acid ABC transporter permease, with translation MSEAKIPLWRNQRVLRIWLQIIVVLLVLAILIVLGNNLVNNFQQKNLSLGFDFLSRRASFDIGDKLIDYRRTDPYIKAILVGLLNSLRVMVVGIVLATFLGIAVGIGRLSNNWLVRQITAVYVEIFRNTPLLLQLFFWYSVVFLNLPRIGNSVVLPGSIYLSNRGINIPWPGGTRSTWFALGFLCLSVIIGIIIWRKRIEAIEQQASSARILQVVLLGIAIAATCALVWGLDWRQPQLDREASVILGGISFSPELATLLLGLTVYTAAYIAEVVRAGIQSVSQGQWEAAKALGLKSSLVMQMIIFPQALRVMIPPLTSEYLNLAKNSSLAIAIGYSDIYSIANTIFNNTGRSVEMLLIVIVVYLIINLIISLLMNWFNARVQLPER, from the coding sequence ATGTCTGAAGCAAAAATTCCCCTCTGGCGCAATCAGCGTGTATTACGCATTTGGCTCCAAATTATAGTAGTTTTACTTGTACTCGCTATTCTAATAGTGCTCGGGAATAACCTGGTCAATAATTTTCAGCAAAAGAATCTGAGCCTTGGGTTTGACTTCTTAAGCAGAAGAGCTTCTTTTGATATCGGCGATAAATTAATTGATTACCGTCGCACCGATCCTTATATCAAAGCAATTTTAGTTGGATTGTTAAACTCCCTGCGGGTGATGGTTGTGGGTATTGTGCTAGCAACTTTTCTCGGTATAGCTGTGGGAATAGGCAGATTATCTAATAATTGGCTGGTACGGCAGATAACTGCAGTTTACGTAGAAATTTTTCGGAATACTCCTCTGTTGCTGCAACTATTCTTCTGGTATTCGGTTGTCTTTCTCAACCTGCCTCGGATTGGCAATTCAGTGGTTTTGCCAGGGTCAATTTATTTGAGTAATAGAGGGATCAATATTCCTTGGCCTGGGGGAACAAGATCGACTTGGTTCGCTTTAGGTTTTTTATGTTTGAGCGTGATTATAGGTATTATTATCTGGCGTAAGCGCATTGAGGCAATTGAACAACAAGCTTCTTCAGCACGAATACTGCAAGTAGTATTACTCGGAATTGCGATCGCTGCTACTTGTGCTCTAGTCTGGGGATTGGATTGGAGACAGCCTCAATTAGATAGGGAGGCTAGTGTAATCTTAGGAGGAATAAGCTTTTCTCCAGAATTAGCCACCTTGCTACTTGGATTAACAGTCTATACTGCGGCTTATATTGCTGAAGTTGTTCGTGCAGGGATTCAGTCAGTCAGCCAAGGACAGTGGGAAGCAGCCAAAGCATTAGGACTCAAGTCTAGTTTAGTCATGCAGATGATTATCTTTCCTCAAGCATTGCGGGTGATGATTCCGCCTCTAACTAGCGAGTATCTTAACCTGGCCAAAAATTCTAGTTTAGCGATCGCGATCGGCTATAGTGATATTTACTCAATCGCCAATACCATTTTTAACAACACTGGTCGTTCTGTGGAAATGTTGTTAATTGTCATAGTTGTTTATTTAATTATTAATTTGATTATTTCTCTATTAATGAACTGGTTTAATGCCAGAGTTCAATTGCCAGAAAGATGA
- the cobM gene encoding precorrin-4 C(11)-methyltransferase yields the protein MKSTQTFLKPAVYIIGAGPGDPELLTLKAYKILTQADVILYADSLVPKQILEDVRTDAELIQTGNKTLEQIIPLTIERVKQNKSVVRLHSGDLSLYSAISEQMQALEKAKIPFELIPGISAFQAAAAKLSTELTVPELVQTIILTRISGKASSVPETEELASLATHKASLCLYLAARHVEKAQAKLLEHYPKDTPVAVCYRVGWQDEQIWVVPLAEMVAVTQKYNLIRTTLYLISPALQKSLTSRSRLYHPEHSHLFRPANTQYQEL from the coding sequence ATGAAATCAACCCAAACCTTTCTAAAGCCAGCAGTTTACATTATTGGAGCTGGACCTGGAGATCCAGAATTATTAACTCTTAAAGCTTATAAAATTCTCACCCAAGCAGATGTAATTCTCTATGCTGATTCCTTAGTTCCGAAGCAAATTTTAGAGGATGTTCGTACTGATGCGGAATTAATCCAAACTGGCAATAAAACCCTAGAGCAAATTATTCCTCTGACGATTGAACGAGTGAAGCAAAATAAATCAGTTGTACGTCTTCACTCGGGGGATCTTAGTTTATACAGTGCGATTAGCGAACAAATGCAAGCCCTTGAAAAAGCTAAGATTCCATTTGAATTAATTCCTGGAATCAGTGCTTTTCAGGCTGCTGCGGCGAAACTTAGTACTGAACTAACTGTTCCAGAACTAGTACAAACAATTATCTTAACGAGAATCAGTGGTAAAGCCTCTTCTGTACCTGAAACAGAAGAATTAGCTTCTCTAGCTACCCATAAAGCCAGTTTATGTCTCTATTTAGCTGCTCGTCATGTCGAAAAAGCTCAAGCCAAGCTATTAGAACATTACCCCAAAGATACCCCCGTGGCAGTGTGTTACCGTGTTGGTTGGCAAGATGAACAAATTTGGGTTGTACCCTTAGCGGAAATGGTTGCCGTGACTCAGAAGTACAATTTAATTAGAACCACATTGTATTTAATTAGCCCTGCCCTTCAAAAATCTCTAACTTCTCGTTCTCGCTTATATCATCCCGAACATTCCCATTTATTTCGTCCTGCCAATACTCAATACCAGGAGTTATAG
- a CDS encoding amino acid ABC transporter substrate-binding protein, with protein MYDKVSLIRKWSSGLLAILMLISLSACGGQQSETTGTTGSTDTTTSKKQTKTSRLDTVKKRGKLICGVSGKLPGFSFVNEKGEYLGLDVDLCRAVAAALFDDPNQVEYRNLGSAQRFTAVQTGEVDLLSRNTTWTISRDTSVGMEFAPTIFYDGQGMMVPSDSGIEELEQLQGKTICVKSGTTTEQNLADQMSKRNIKYNPVVFGDEDTLYNSYVQGRCEAITADRTQLVGRRAILPDPDQHSVLEVVMSKEPLGPLVVNGDSQWFDAVKWITYALIQAEEFGIDSKNIATFMSSSDPSIKRFLGAEGDLGKSMGLPNDFTARIVKHVGNYGEIYERNIGVPFELDRGPNQLWTEGGLLYSPPFR; from the coding sequence ATGTATGACAAAGTTTCCCTAATCCGTAAGTGGAGTTCTGGACTGCTAGCAATCTTAATGCTGATATCTTTAAGTGCCTGTGGAGGTCAACAATCCGAAACCACAGGTACCACAGGATCTACAGATACTACTACCAGCAAGAAGCAAACAAAAACTAGCCGATTGGATACGGTCAAAAAACGAGGAAAGCTAATCTGTGGTGTCAGCGGAAAATTACCAGGATTTAGTTTCGTTAATGAAAAAGGTGAATATTTAGGGCTGGACGTCGATCTTTGTCGTGCGGTTGCTGCCGCTTTATTTGACGACCCAAATCAGGTTGAATACCGTAATCTTGGTTCTGCACAGCGGTTTACTGCCGTACAAACAGGAGAAGTTGATTTACTCTCTCGTAACACTACTTGGACAATTAGCCGCGATACCTCAGTAGGGATGGAATTTGCACCTACTATTTTTTACGATGGTCAGGGCATGATGGTGCCATCAGATAGTGGAATTGAAGAATTAGAACAGCTTCAAGGTAAAACTATCTGTGTCAAGTCAGGAACCACCACAGAACAAAACTTGGCCGATCAGATGAGCAAGAGAAATATCAAATATAATCCTGTAGTCTTTGGCGACGAAGATACCCTCTACAATTCCTATGTACAAGGTCGTTGCGAAGCAATTACTGCCGATCGCACACAATTAGTTGGTCGTCGTGCTATTCTGCCAGATCCCGATCAACATTCCGTTTTAGAAGTAGTTATGTCCAAAGAACCATTAGGACCTTTAGTTGTCAATGGCGACTCTCAATGGTTTGATGCGGTTAAGTGGATTACCTATGCCTTAATTCAAGCTGAAGAATTCGGCATTGATTCTAAAAATATCGCAACTTTTATGAGTAGTTCCGACCCCAGCATCAAACGATTTTTGGGTGCAGAAGGAGATTTGGGAAAATCAATGGGACTGCCCAACGACTTTACTGCCAGAATAGTTAAGCATGTAGGTAATTACGGTGAAATTTACGAGCGTAATATTGGTGTGCCATTTGAGCTAGATCGAGGACCTAATCAACTATGGACTGAAGGAGGTCTACTATACTCGCCTCCATTTAGATGA
- a CDS encoding amino acid ABC transporter ATP-binding protein — MINSESSEAIIIAQDVHKWYDNNFHVLQGVSLTVNKQEVVVIMGPSGSGKSTFIRTFNALEPYQKGSIEIDGIKLSDDLKNIEAIRREVGMVFQQFNLFPHLRVIENVTLAPIWVRRWTKKHAQKVAMELLEKIGIAEQAYKYPGQLSGGQQQRVAIARALAMQPKIMLFDEPTSALDPEMVREVLETMQTLADSGMTMVCVSHEVGFAREVADRMVFMDNGTIVETAPPEEFFNNPKQERTRQFLSQII, encoded by the coding sequence ATGATTAACTCAGAATCATCTGAAGCAATTATTATTGCTCAGGACGTACACAAGTGGTACGACAATAACTTTCATGTTCTGCAAGGAGTTAGTCTGACAGTTAACAAACAGGAAGTAGTTGTAATTATGGGACCTTCTGGGTCAGGGAAATCTACCTTTATTCGTACTTTTAATGCCCTAGAACCTTATCAAAAAGGAAGTATCGAAATTGATGGCATCAAACTTTCTGATGATCTCAAAAATATAGAAGCTATACGCCGGGAAGTAGGAATGGTTTTTCAGCAGTTTAATCTCTTTCCTCACTTAAGAGTGATTGAAAATGTTACTTTAGCTCCTATTTGGGTGAGACGCTGGACGAAAAAACACGCCCAAAAAGTAGCCATGGAACTATTAGAAAAGATCGGAATTGCGGAACAGGCTTACAAGTATCCTGGTCAACTCTCAGGTGGTCAGCAACAAAGAGTGGCGATCGCCCGTGCTTTAGCAATGCAACCAAAAATTATGCTCTTCGACGAACCCACCTCCGCTCTCGATCCAGAGATGGTAAGAGAAGTATTGGAAACGATGCAAACCCTAGCTGATTCTGGGATGACAATGGTTTGTGTATCTCATGAAGTTGGTTTTGCCCGGGAGGTAGCAGATCGGATGGTATTCATGGATAACGGGACAATCGTAGAAACAGCTCCGCCAGAAGAATTTTTCAATAATCCCAAACAAGAGCGAACTCGCCAATTTCTCTCGCAAATTATTTGA
- the corA gene encoding magnesium/cobalt transporter CorA produces the protein MSYENQVNLNVRLSQPEEDLFDYAYEQPGSAPGTLNIEIDAELPEIILIDYNSDRANRFDSLTPEACAEHLDTESVSWIDVKGLGSENILQRLGKVFNLHPLVLEDVVNVPQRPKVEDYPQQLVIITQMVVPKPSREGFCLEQVSLIVGKNYLLTVQEKPDQDCFRPVRRRIKYQKGTIRTMGTDFLAYALWDAIIDGFFPVLEIYGEKIENLEDEVIFSPNNQSLAKIYQIKRELLALRRAIWPQRNALNTLIRDGSSVISPEILIYLRDCYDHAVQIIDIIETYRELASGLTDIYLSAVSNKMNEVMKLLTVVSSIFIPLTFIAGIYGMNFDTSVSPWNMPELDWYWGYPLCWTLMITTAIGLIYFFWRRGWFKSFSKIPK, from the coding sequence ATGAGTTACGAAAACCAAGTAAACCTAAATGTAAGACTATCGCAACCAGAAGAAGATTTATTTGATTATGCTTACGAGCAGCCAGGCAGTGCGCCAGGAACCCTGAACATCGAGATAGATGCAGAATTACCGGAAATCATATTAATTGACTACAATAGCGATCGCGCTAATCGGTTCGACAGTTTAACCCCTGAAGCCTGTGCCGAACATTTGGACACAGAATCCGTATCTTGGATCGATGTCAAAGGATTGGGTAGCGAAAATATTTTGCAACGACTTGGTAAAGTGTTTAATTTACATCCTTTAGTTTTAGAGGATGTGGTTAATGTTCCTCAAAGACCTAAAGTAGAAGACTATCCCCAACAGCTAGTAATCATAACCCAAATGGTTGTTCCTAAACCATCAAGGGAAGGTTTTTGTTTAGAACAAGTTAGTTTGATTGTGGGCAAAAATTATCTTTTAACCGTACAAGAAAAGCCCGATCAAGATTGTTTTCGACCTGTGCGACGACGAATCAAGTATCAAAAAGGTACAATCAGAACTATGGGAACTGATTTTTTAGCTTATGCTCTGTGGGATGCAATTATTGATGGTTTTTTTCCAGTTTTGGAAATCTACGGCGAAAAAATTGAAAATCTAGAAGACGAAGTGATTTTTAGTCCCAATAATCAAAGTTTAGCTAAGATCTACCAGATTAAGAGAGAATTACTGGCTCTACGGCGGGCAATTTGGCCACAAAGAAATGCTCTCAATACTTTGATTAGAGATGGTAGTAGTGTAATTAGTCCTGAAATTTTAATCTATTTGAGAGACTGTTATGACCACGCTGTACAAATTATTGATATTATCGAAACCTACCGTGAACTGGCTTCTGGTTTAACAGACATTTATCTTTCTGCTGTCAGTAATAAAATGAATGAAGTAATGAAATTACTGACGGTAGTTTCGAGTATTTTTATACCTCTGACCTTTATTGCCGGTATCTATGGCATGAACTTTGATACTTCAGTTTCTCCCTGGAATATGCCAGAATTAGACTGGTATTGGGGCTATCCTCTGTGTTGGACATTAATGATAACAACTGCTATTGGTCTAATTTATTTCTTTTGGCGACGGGGTTGGTTTAAAAGTTTTTCTAAAATACCGAAATAA
- the lgt gene encoding prolipoprotein diacylglyceryl transferase gives MLLAFQFQSPGPIILEVGPIVVRWYGLLIASAVLIGVTLSQYLAKFRDVNPDLLGDLAIWLVVSAIPSARLYYVLFEWQEYSQRPGDIIAIWKGGIAIHGAIIGGTIATILFARWKRISFWQLLDLVAPSLILGQAIGRWGNFFNSEAFGKPTDLPWKLYIAPNYRPLELLNFDYFHPTFLYESLWNLGVFILLLSLFFWGLQPYNRLKTGTLAAVYLIAYSLGRVWIEWLRTDSLMLGPLKIAQIVSLSAIALGLVILAWLYWYKRTLPDVVSPQKQQRTISDKS, from the coding sequence ATGCTGCTTGCTTTTCAGTTTCAATCTCCTGGGCCAATTATTTTGGAAGTTGGTCCAATTGTGGTTCGTTGGTATGGTTTATTAATCGCCTCGGCAGTTCTAATTGGTGTAACTTTGTCTCAGTATTTAGCCAAGTTTCGAGATGTAAATCCGGATTTATTAGGTGATTTGGCTATTTGGTTAGTTGTTTCAGCAATTCCCTCTGCCAGACTCTACTATGTTTTGTTTGAATGGCAGGAATATTCTCAACGCCCTGGAGATATCATTGCGATTTGGAAAGGAGGAATTGCAATTCATGGAGCGATTATCGGTGGAACGATCGCCACAATTTTATTTGCCCGTTGGAAGCGTATTTCTTTCTGGCAGCTATTAGATTTAGTTGCTCCCTCTTTAATTTTGGGTCAGGCGATCGGGCGGTGGGGGAATTTTTTTAATTCAGAGGCTTTTGGTAAACCGACAGATTTACCCTGGAAACTCTATATTGCACCCAACTATCGCCCTTTAGAATTATTGAATTTTGATTATTTCCACCCTACTTTTCTATATGAATCTCTTTGGAATCTGGGAGTTTTTATTTTGCTCCTATCTTTGTTTTTTTGGGGTCTTCAACCATATAATCGCTTGAAAACGGGGACTCTTGCCGCCGTATATCTAATTGCCTACAGTTTAGGTCGAGTTTGGATTGAATGGTTGCGCACTGACAGTTTAATGCTTGGTCCTTTAAAAATTGCTCAGATCGTTAGTTTGAGTGCGATCGCCTTAGGCCTAGTAATTCTTGCATGGCTCTACTGGTATAAACGAACTCTACCTGATGTGGTATCTCCTCAAAAACAGCAGAGAACCATAAGCGATAAATCATAA